In one Nicotiana sylvestris chromosome 8, ASM39365v2, whole genome shotgun sequence genomic region, the following are encoded:
- the LOC138876346 gene encoding uncharacterized protein codes for MDNTDEIELLSDNPQGQSAEQNSEEIRKLRQQLSDVYQAWVRNAPLVVSGVRVYTILLPPPVKSPNNEPLSHAYDGQYYSPNTVFRVLAPYNQTFLYESPIETEKATKMGKPDELARKMKSLEQNIKKIQGIGGHKSVSFSDLCMFPHTHLPPGSKTPKFEKYDGYGDPITYLKRYCNQLRAAGRNEKLLMAYFGESLVGVAFEWFIEQDISHWHVWDDMAQAFIKQFHYNIDIAPYCNSMSNMNKKPTESFREYVIRWREQASRVKPPTDDHELIIVFLQAQDPDYFQNLISAMGRPFADANKIGEMIDNGLNTGRIIS; via the exons ATGGATAACACTGATGAAATTGAGTTGCTCAGTGACAATCCCCAGGGTCAGTCAGCCGAGCAAAAttcagaggaaataagaaaattaaGACAACAATTGTCAGATGTATATCAAGCTTGG GTTAGGAACGCACCTCTCGTCGTGTCTGGTGTGCGTGTGTATACGATTCTGCTACCACCTCCTGTGAAAAGTCCAAATAATGAGCCACTatctcatgcttatgatggacaATACTACTCTCCAAACACGGTTTTCAGGGTCTTGGCTCCATACAATCAGACTTTTCTGTACGAGTCACCTATAGAAACTGAAAAGGCTACCAAGATGGGTAAGCCGGATGAGTTggccagaaaaatgaaaagccttgagcagaacataaagaaaatacaaggaataggtggtcacaaaagtgtttcattcagtgatctatgcatgttccctcacaccCATTTGCCACCAGGGTCCaagaccccaaaatttgagaaatatgatggatATGGTGACCCTATCACCTActtgaaaaggtactgcaaccagttgAGGGctgcaggaagaaatgaaaagttgcttatggcttattttggggagaGTCTGGTAGGGGTAGCCTTTGAATGGTTCATTGAACAAGATATCTCTCACTGGCATGTTTGGGATGACATGGCCCAGGCCTTCATCAAACAATTTCATTACAATATTGATATTGCGCCATATTGCAATTCCATGTCTAATATGAATAAAAAGCCGactgaaagctttagggagtatgTCATTAGGTGGAGAGAGCAAGCATCTAGAGTGAAGCCACCCACGGATGACCATGAGTTAATCATTGTCTTCCTGCAGGCTCAAGATcctgattattttcaaaatttgatatCTGCAATGGGCAGACCTTTTGCTGATGCAAACAAGATAGGAGAAATGATCGACAATGGCCTCAATACAGGACGAATTATAAGTTAA